The Breoghania sp. L-A4 sequence GTACTTGAAGGCGCCGGGCGCGATCGTGCTCTTGCCGGTGTAGGCAACCTTGCCGCCGCCATGCGGATAGCGCGGCACCTGCAGGTCCTTCAGGTCGAACCGGATTGTCGCGGTGCCCTTGGGCACCTTGCCCAGCTTGAACACCGGATTGGGCACCCGTCCCGGTCGCCCGGTGGTGCATTTGGGAATATTTCCCCAATCAAAGCTGAGCGAAAATGCCGCCGCGGGTTGCGCAGAGAGCACGCCTGCCGACACGATGAAAACGCCAAGAGCAAGAGCATGCCGCATTGAGATCTCCCAATTAATGATCACTGTGCAATAAAGAACCGGCCCTTTTCCGGCCGGCCAAAACGCATGTAAGCATCAAAAGCGAGGCACGGCAACGCGCGCCACCCAGCGCTCGGTCACGCCTCCGGCTTGCGGCCGTGCACGACCATCGTCATGCCCGGGATCATCTCGCCGACCGTGATTTCCACGAAGCCTGCCGCCTCCATCAGCGCCCGCACCCAGCCGCTGGTGATCGACTTGGCCTTCGGGTTGAACGCCACGTGCTGCAACTGCCACAGCGCCGCGAGCTTGGGCCCTGTCCGGCTGTCGTCGACCATGAAGTCGTGCACGATGAAGCGCCCGCCCGGCGTCAGCGTCTGCATCGCCTTCTTCACCAGTCCGGGAATGGAATCGCCCGGAACACCGGAAAACAGATACGACATCAGCACCACGTCGCGCGCCTGAGGCCAGTCGCTTTCCAGCGCATTGCCGTCCGCGAACGCGATCCGGTCGGACAGCTCCGCCTCATCGACGAACTCACGGCCGACCTTGGCCACGTTGGGAAAATCGAGCACGGTCGAGCGCAGTTCGGGATAGGCGCGGCAGAGCGAGATCGAAAAGGCGCCCGTCCCGCCGCCGACATCCAGCATGGCGCGCGCCTTCGACAGGTCCACCTGCTTGGCCAGCGTCCGGCCCGGACCAAGCGATCCCGAATGCTGCGACTCCGAATACAACCGCGCCTCGGCGGGATCGGAGAACCAGTCCGCGTAGGACGCCACCTTGTCGGGAGCGAGATCGCCCGTCAGCGCGTCCTCGAGCTGGGTAAGGAAGGGATACATCTGCTTGTCGATCTGCAGCCGCAGATAGTCGCCGAAATCATACTTGCGGCCGTTGACCAGAAACGCCTCGGCAGCCGGTGAGTTGCGGTATGTCGCCCCGTCGCCTTCGCGGAACACCAGTCCGAGACTGGTAAGCGCGGTCAGCAGGGTCGTTGCGCGATCGGCGTCCAGGCCGGTCTTTTCCGCCACATCGGCGACGCTCAGACCATCGTCGGCCAAGGCCGTGAACAGCCCCACGTGCAATGCGGAAAACAACGCCTTCGAACCCATGAAGCCAAAGGCAATATCGGAGATTTGTTCCGCATTTTCGAGGGGCTCGGCATAAGACATTGAGTAGTTTTCCTTTTTCGGCGAATGCAACGCTTCACGCCGTCCCCAGAAGCAATTCGGGGACACGTTTGGAGATTCAATTTTTGTGTATCCACATAATAGGGTCTCGGGGGCATATGCAAATTTATACATGCACACATTGTAGCCAACACGGCCGCAAACTGGCGAATTCTCGCGCTCCCCGCGCGCAGCAAACGGTAAACAGGTGTCGGGACGAGCGCTCTCGACAGAGGCCGGTTTTCGGGCGAAAAAAGCGCATGGATACATTTCTGACTTTCGAAGATTTCCACCCCGGCAACAGCATCGATCTGGGCACCAAGACGGTCACCGCCGCCGAGATCATCGCCTTTGCGTCGGAGTTCGACCCGCAGCCGTTCCACCTCGATCAGGAAGCGGGCCGCGATTCGATCCTGGGCGGTCTGGCCGCCTCGGGCTGGCATACGGCCGGGATCCTGATGCGGCTGCTCTGCGATGCGTTCCTGGTGCGCTCCAGCTCCATGGGCTCGCCCGGCATCACGAGCCTGAAATGGCGCAAACCGGTGCTGGCGGGCGACACCCTGAGCGCACGCGGCGACGTGCTGTCGGCGCGGCGGTCCGCCTCACGGCCCGATATGGGCATCGTCGACTTCCGCTTCACCGTCACCAACCAGAACGACGAAATCGTTCTCGTTCAGGAGAACCCGATCCTGTTCGGCACGCGCGAGACGGTCTCATGAGGTTTTTCGAGGATATCGAGATCGGAAGCGAGGAGGCGCTCGGCAGCCACACCTTCACCGCCGACGAGATCAAGGCCTATGCCGCCAAGTTCGATCCACAGCCCTTTCATCTCGATGAGGAAGCCGCGGCCAAAAGCCATTTCGGCGGGCTGTGCGCCTCCGGCTGGCACACGGCCGCGATCTGGATGAAACTGATGATCGCCCACCGCAAGCGGCTGATCGAGGAGAATCCGCCCGAGGCGGGTGCACGGCAGGCTCCGCTGGGCCCCTCCCCCGGCTTTGATGACATGAAATGGCTGAAACCGGTCTATGTGGGCGACACGGTCCGCTATTCCACCCGCGTCGCCTCAAAGCGCCGGCTCAGCTCGCGGCCCGGCTGGGGTCTCGTCAGCGCGGCCAACGCGGGGATCAACCAGAACGGGGACACCGTCTTCACCTTCACGTCGCATGTGCTGGTGGGCCTGCGCGGGTCCTGAAGCGGTTTCTCAACGGGTCACAAACCGCGCCTGAGACGGCGTGCGGGCCTGCCAGCCATGCCGCTCGAGCTCCGGATCAATGTGCTCTTCGCGGGGCCATCCCAAGCACAGATAGGCCACAAGGGTCCAGCTCGCGGGCGCGTCGAGGGCGCGGGACACCTCGCGCGGCTCCAGAATCGACACCCAGCCGACTCCAAGGCCATACGCGCGGGCGGCGAGCCACAGGGTCTGGATGGCGCCCACGGTCGAATAGCGCAGCATCTCGGGCATGCTCTGGCGGCCCAGCCCCGCCCCTTGCTCCGTCGTCTCGTCGCAGAACACCGCCAGATGCACAGGCGCCTGGCGAAGACCTTCCAGCTTCAGCGAGGCGTAGAGCGCCGCCTTTGCGCCGCGATAGCCTTCGGCCGCCTGCGCGTTGCTGCGCGAAAAGCTGTCGATGACCGCCTGGCGGGCGGCGGGCGCGCGCACGTCGACAAAGCGCCATGGCTGACTGTTGCCCACCGACGGCGCGATGTCCGCCATCGCCTTCAGCCGGTCCAGCAGGGCGTCCTCGACGGGCGCCTCAAGAAAGCGCCGGACGTCCCGCCGCCACAGCAACAGATCCTCGAAACGCCTCTGGAATGCGGCGTCGAAGTCCGGCGGCACGATGGGCGCATCGCCGGCCATGGCGGCTCAATCGCCCTCGAATTCGATCAGCGTGCGCACCGGCACATCGAGCGCCTGGAGTTTCTTCGCGCCTCCGAGATCCGGCAGATCGACGATGAAACAGGCCGCGACGATATCCGCACCCATGCCGCGCAACAGCTTCACGGCGCCTTCCGCGGTGCCGCCGGTGGCGATCAGGTCATCAACGATGATGACCTTCTGGCCGGGGATGATCGCATCCTTGTGAATTTCCATCTCGTCGATGCCGTATTCCAGAGAATAGGCGATCGAGACGGTCTCGTGCGGCAGCTTGCCCTTCTTGCGGATCGGCACGAAGCCGGCGGAGAGCTGATGGGCGACCGCGCCGCCGAGGATGAAGCCGCGCGCCTCGATACCCGCGATCTGGTCGATCTTCGATCCGGCCCACGGCTGCACCAAGGCGTCTACCGCACGGCGGAACGCGCGTGCATCCTTCAACAGCGTGGTGATGTCGCGGAACTGCACGCCGGGCTTGGGATAGTCGGGAATGGTGCGGATCGCCGCGATAAGTTCATCAGATACGGAGCGCGCATCCATGGATGTCTTCCTCTGTGCATGATTTCCGTGCCGTTCGGCACACGGACGGTGTCTGGCGTATGGAGCCGGTCGGCCCCCGTCACGCGTAGCTGCGATTGAGCACCCGTCCGGCAACCGCATCAAGTTTCGCCACCAGCTCCGGATCGCGATGATCGGGTCCGGTCATGATGGCGTATTCGAGCGCCGTATCGGAGCCGACCGGGCACGCAGGATGCTCACGCGGCAGCTCGCGCGCCACGCGGGCAACGAGCCGCTGCGCGTTGCTGGCGTTGTCGTGCAGCACCTTGATGATCGCGGAAATATCGACCGCGCCGTGCTCGGGATGCCAGGAGTCGTAGTCGGTGACCATGGCGACGGTCGCATAGCAGATCTCGGCCTCGCGGGCGAGCTTGGCCTCCGGCATGTTGGTCATGCCGATGACGTCGCAGCCCCAGGCGCGATAGAGGTGGCTTTCGGCCAGCGACGAGAATTGCGGACCCTCCATCGCCAGATAGGTGCCGCCGCGACGGCAGGCGATGTCCTCGGCGCGCGCCGCCTTCTCGACGCAATCCACCAGCAGCGGGCTGACCGGATAGGCCATGGAGACATGCGCCACGCAGCCGTTGCCGAAAAAGCTCTTCTCGCGCGCGAAGGTGCGGTCGATGAACTGCTCGACAAGCACGAAGGTGCCCGGAGCGAGTTCTTCCTTCAGGGAGCCGCAGGCGGAGACCGAAATCAGGTCCGTGACGCCGGCGCGCTTCATCACATCGATATTGGCGCGGTAATTAATGTCGGTGGGCGAAAGCCGGTGTCCCCGCCCGTGGCGCGGCAGGAACACAACGCTCAGACCATCGATCTCGCCAATGCGCAGATCGTCCGAGGGCTCACCCCAGGGACTTGCGATCCGCTCCCAATCGGCCTTTTCCAGCCCCGGCAGTTCATAGATGCCGGATCCGCCAATCACCCCAAGCACGGATTGCGTCATCGCTCGCGTCCCCCAAAGCCATCCACCCGGCGCAGAATGGCGGCGCGGGTGCTGTTAATCAACGCCACATCCTCGTGCGGCCACAAAAAACGCCGCGCGGTTGCCCGCGCGGCGTGAACATTCACTGACAGACGACGAGCCTCAATGCTCGACGTTGCGCCACAGCTTCTTCTTGGTGAAGAACAGCAGGCTTGCGAAGATCAGCAGGAACACCATGACCCGGAAGCCCATCAGCTTGCGCTGCTCCAGCTTGGGCTCGGCCGTCCACATCAGGAACGATGCGACGTCGCGGGCGTACTGGTCGACCGTCATCGGCGTCCCGTCCGAGTATTCAATGCCCTCGTCGAAAAGCGGCGGCGCCATGGCCAGCGAGTGACCCGCGATGAAGTTCGGGTTGTAGTACTGGCCTTCCGGCACGGCGACGCCTTCAGGCGCCTCGTGATAGCCGGTCAGCAGCGCGTAGAGGTAATCGACGCCCTGCTCCTGGTACTGGGTGAAGGCGTCGAAGACGAACCACGGAAATCCGCGTTCGACCGCGCGCGCCTTGGCGATCAGCGACAAATCAGGGGGATAGGCGCCGCTATTGGATGCACGCGCCGCCTGTTCGTTCGGGAACGGCGAAGGCAAACGATCGGAGGCCTTGGCGGCCCGCTCGAACATCTCGCCTTCATCGTCCGGACCGTCCATGACGGTGTATTCCGCGGCAAGCGCCTTGATCTGCTCATCCGAGTAGCCCAAGCCGCCTTCCTCACCCAGGTTGCGGAACGCAACCAGGGAGAGAGCGTGACAGCCGGAGCAGACTTCCTTGTAGATCTGGAAGCCGCGCTGCAACTGCGCCTTGTCGTAGTGACCGAAGGGACCGGCGAACGACCAATCCTGCTTTTCGATGTGCTTTTCGCCGCCCGCGGCAAAGGCCGTGCCGGCGGTCGCGACAAACGCGACCGCGATGGCTGCCCGGACGGCATTGGCGATGAGGGTCTTCATTGGCTTCAATTCCTCTCGTACCATCCGTCCTCAGCCCTTGTTTTCGGGAGCGGACACCGCGCCCGCGGGCTGACCCGCACCATTCTTGCCCAGCACGGATTCAGAGATCGAACCCGGCAGCGCCTTCGGCTTCTCGAGGAAACCCAGCAGCGGCATGATGATGAGGAAATGCGCGAAATAGTAGACCGTGCCGATCCGCGACATGATCACATAGGCGCCTTCCGCCGGCTTGGAACCGAGCCAGCCCAGCATCACGCAGACGATGGCGAAGATCCAGAAGAACTGCCGGTACAGCGGCCGGTAGGTCGCCGAACGGACTCTGGACGTGTCCAGCCAGGGCAACACGAACAACACCGCGATGGCGCCGAACATGGCGATCACGCCGCCGAGCTTGTCCGGAACCGCCCGCAGGATCGCGTAGAACGGCAGGAAGTACCATTCCGGCACGATGTGCGACGGCGTCACCAGCGGGTTCGCCTGGGTGTAGTTGTCCGGGTGGCCCATGTAGTTCGGCGCATAGAAGACGAACCAGGCGAAGGGGATCATGAACACGATGATCGCGTAGAAATCCTTCATCGTGTAGTACGGATGGAAGGGGATCGTGTCCTTCTTCGACTTCGGATCGATGCCGGTCGGGTTGTTGTTGCCCGTCGTGTGGAACGCCCATACGTGCAGCACCACAACGCCGATGATCATGAACGGCAGCAGGTAGTGCAGCGAGAAGAAGCGGTTGAGCGTCGGGTTGTCGATGGCGAAGCCGCCCCACAGCCACGTCGTGATCTCATGTCCGACCAGCGGGATCGCCGAGAACAGATTGGTGATCACGGTGGCGCCCCAGAAGGACATCTGTCCCCACGGCAGCACGTAGCCCATGAAGGCCGTGGCCATCATCAGCAGGAAGATGATGACGCCGAGGATCCAGGAGATCTCGCGGGGATCCTTGTAGGATCCGTAGTACAGACCGCGGAAGATATGGATGTAGACGGCGACGAAGAACATCGACGCGCCGTTGGAGTGGATGTAGCGCATGAGCCAGCCGTAGTTCACGTCGCGCATGATGTGCTCGACGGAATTGAAGGCCATGTCCACATGCGGCGTGTAGTGCATCGCCAGCACGATGCCGGTCAGGATCTGTGCAAACAGCACAAAAAAGGCAATTCCTCCGAAGGTCCACCAGTAGTTCAGGTTCTTCGGGGTCGGGAAATCAACGAAGCTGCCATGCACGAGGCTGATAACCGGCAGGCGGGATTCCAGCCAGCGGGCAGCCTTGCTTTGCGGCACGTATGTCGAATGTCCGGCCATTTCGCATTCTCCTCGAAACGTCCGCGTCAGCCGATCTTGATCAGGCTATCGGAGACGAAGGTATAGGGCGGGACCATCAGATTCTCGGGCGCGGGGCCCTTGCGAATGCGGCCGGCGGTATCGTAGTGGGATCCGTGACACGGGCAGAACCACCCGTTGAAGTCGCCGGATTCGCCGAGCGGGATGCAGCCCAGGTGGGTACAGACGCCAACCATGATGATCAGCTTTTCACCGCCGTCGGCGGCAGCGCCCTCGGCCACGCCGGCGGCGCGGTTTTCATCCGTGGCCAGCGCATCGGCGGCCAGGTTCGCGTTGCGCGCCAGCGGGTCCGGCAGATCGTCGGTCGGCACGGCCTTGGCCGCCTCGACTTCCGTTTCCGTCCGGTTGCGGATGAACACCGGCTTGCCGCGCCACATCACCTTGATCTGCTGGCCTTCCTCGACGGCCGAAACATCGACCTCGATGGACGCCAGCGCCAGGGCGGACGCATCCGGATTCATTTGATTGATGAAGGGCCAGGCCAGCGCTGCGGCGCCAACCACTCCGACCGCACCGGTGGCGATATAGAGGAAATCGCGGCGCGTCGGTTCTGCCGTTTCCGTGGTAGCCAAGGTCACGTCCTCTCGAAACCTGTTGTTGCTGAGCGGACGCCCCGCACCAAATCCCGTCATGACCAAGGCGACCAGACGGACGATTGCGGGTTCCCACAGAGCACAATGGCGCGGCCGTGCCGCACCTCCTCAAGCGGTTGGTCTTTTTGCACCCTTCCCGGCGCTTGTCCAGACAGGCAGTATCTTTCCAGACGGATTGTCGCAGCAATTGCCGATTGCCGGTGCGCGATATTGACGCAGGACCTTGTCCACGAGCGGCGCGAAACAGCTACGCGGCGATGGTTTCCGCCAGAAAGCCGCCGGATTGCCGCTTCCACAGCTGTGCGTAGAGACCATCGGCCTCCAAAAGCGCGGAATGGGTGCCCTGCTCGATGATTCGGCCCTGGTCCATGACCACAAGCCGGTCCATCGCCGCGATCGTCGAAAGCCGGTGCGCGATGGCCATGACCGTCTTGCCCTTCATCAGGTGGTCGAGCTGCTGCTGGATCGCCGCCTCGACCTCGGAATCGAGCGCCGAGGTCGCCTCGTCGAGCACCAGGATCGGTGCGTCCTTGAGCAGCACCCGGGCAATCGCGATCCGTTGCCGCTGGCCGCCCGACAGCTTGACGCCGCGCTCGCCCACCAGGGCATCGAGGCCCGATGCGCCGGAGCGGTCACGCAGCTCGGGGATGAAGTTGTCGGCGTGGGCGCGCTGGATGGCGTCCTCGACCTCGTCCATGTCCGC is a genomic window containing:
- a CDS encoding methyltransferase yields the protein MSYAEPLENAEQISDIAFGFMGSKALFSALHVGLFTALADDGLSVADVAEKTGLDADRATTLLTALTSLGLVFREGDGATYRNSPAAEAFLVNGRKYDFGDYLRLQIDKQMYPFLTQLEDALTGDLAPDKVASYADWFSDPAEARLYSESQHSGSLGPGRTLAKQVDLSKARAMLDVGGGTGAFSISLCRAYPELRSTVLDFPNVAKVGREFVDEAELSDRIAFADGNALESDWPQARDVVLMSYLFSGVPGDSIPGLVKKAMQTLTPGGRFIVHDFMVDDSRTGPKLAALWQLQHVAFNPKAKSITSGWVRALMEAAGFVEITVGEMIPGMTMVVHGRKPEA
- a CDS encoding cytochrome c1, translating into MKTLIANAVRAAIAVAFVATAGTAFAAGGEKHIEKQDWSFAGPFGHYDKAQLQRGFQIYKEVCSGCHALSLVAFRNLGEEGGLGYSDEQIKALAAEYTVMDGPDDEGEMFERAAKASDRLPSPFPNEQAARASNSGAYPPDLSLIAKARAVERGFPWFVFDAFTQYQEQGVDYLYALLTGYHEAPEGVAVPEGQYYNPNFIAGHSLAMAPPLFDEGIEYSDGTPMTVDQYARDVASFLMWTAEPKLEQRKLMGFRVMVFLLIFASLLFFTKKKLWRNVEH
- a CDS encoding cytochrome b N-terminal domain-containing protein, producing the protein MAGHSTYVPQSKAARWLESRLPVISLVHGSFVDFPTPKNLNYWWTFGGIAFFVLFAQILTGIVLAMHYTPHVDMAFNSVEHIMRDVNYGWLMRYIHSNGASMFFVAVYIHIFRGLYYGSYKDPREISWILGVIIFLLMMATAFMGYVLPWGQMSFWGATVITNLFSAIPLVGHEITTWLWGGFAIDNPTLNRFFSLHYLLPFMIIGVVVLHVWAFHTTGNNNPTGIDPKSKKDTIPFHPYYTMKDFYAIIVFMIPFAWFVFYAPNYMGHPDNYTQANPLVTPSHIVPEWYFLPFYAILRAVPDKLGGVIAMFGAIAVLFVLPWLDTSRVRSATYRPLYRQFFWIFAIVCVMLGWLGSKPAEGAYVIMSRIGTVYYFAHFLIIMPLLGFLEKPKALPGSISESVLGKNGAGQPAGAVSAPENKG
- a CDS encoding phospholipid-binding protein; translated protein: MRHALALGVFIVSAGVLSAQPAAAFSLSFDWGNIPKCTTGRPGRVPNPVFKLGKVPKGTATIRFDLKDLQVPRYPHGGGKVAYTGKSTIAPGAFKYNSPCPPGGRHTYEWTAVAQDKAGKVLATAKAKRKYP
- a CDS encoding MaoC family dehydratase; this translates as MRFFEDIEIGSEEALGSHTFTADEIKAYAAKFDPQPFHLDEEAAAKSHFGGLCASGWHTAAIWMKLMIAHRKRLIEENPPEAGARQAPLGPSPGFDDMKWLKPVYVGDTVRYSTRVASKRRLSSRPGWGLVSAANAGINQNGDTVFTFTSHVLVGLRGS
- the petA gene encoding ubiquinol-cytochrome c reductase iron-sulfur subunit, whose product is MATTETAEPTRRDFLYIATGAVGVVGAAALAWPFINQMNPDASALALASIEVDVSAVEEGQQIKVMWRGKPVFIRNRTETEVEAAKAVPTDDLPDPLARNANLAADALATDENRAAGVAEGAAADGGEKLIIMVGVCTHLGCIPLGESGDFNGWFCPCHGSHYDTAGRIRKGPAPENLMVPPYTFVSDSLIKIG
- the bluB gene encoding 5,6-dimethylbenzimidazole synthase gives rise to the protein MAGDAPIVPPDFDAAFQRRFEDLLLWRRDVRRFLEAPVEDALLDRLKAMADIAPSVGNSQPWRFVDVRAPAARQAVIDSFSRSNAQAAEGYRGAKAALYASLKLEGLRQAPVHLAVFCDETTEQGAGLGRQSMPEMLRYSTVGAIQTLWLAARAYGLGVGWVSILEPREVSRALDAPASWTLVAYLCLGWPREEHIDPELERHGWQARTPSQARFVTR
- a CDS encoding adenine phosphoribosyltransferase, producing the protein MDARSVSDELIAAIRTIPDYPKPGVQFRDITTLLKDARAFRRAVDALVQPWAGSKIDQIAGIEARGFILGGAVAHQLSAGFVPIRKKGKLPHETVSIAYSLEYGIDEMEIHKDAIIPGQKVIIVDDLIATGGTAEGAVKLLRGMGADIVAACFIVDLPDLGGAKKLQALDVPVRTLIEFEGD
- a CDS encoding S-methyl-5'-thioadenosine phosphorylase; the protein is MTQSVLGVIGGSGIYELPGLEKADWERIASPWGEPSDDLRIGEIDGLSVVFLPRHGRGHRLSPTDINYRANIDVMKRAGVTDLISVSACGSLKEELAPGTFVLVEQFIDRTFAREKSFFGNGCVAHVSMAYPVSPLLVDCVEKAARAEDIACRRGGTYLAMEGPQFSSLAESHLYRAWGCDVIGMTNMPEAKLAREAEICYATVAMVTDYDSWHPEHGAVDISAIIKVLHDNASNAQRLVARVARELPREHPACPVGSDTALEYAIMTGPDHRDPELVAKLDAVAGRVLNRSYA
- a CDS encoding MaoC family dehydratase; its protein translation is MDTFLTFEDFHPGNSIDLGTKTVTAAEIIAFASEFDPQPFHLDQEAGRDSILGGLAASGWHTAGILMRLLCDAFLVRSSSMGSPGITSLKWRKPVLAGDTLSARGDVLSARRSASRPDMGIVDFRFTVTNQNDEIVLVQENPILFGTRETVS